One Pseudonocardia sediminis DNA window includes the following coding sequences:
- the rpmA gene encoding 50S ribosomal protein L27, which yields MAHKKGASSSRNGRDSNAQYLGVKRFGGQTVKAGEIIIRQRGTATHPGVGVGRGKDDTLYALIEGSVQFGHKSGRKTVNIVPVEA from the coding sequence ATGGCACACAAGAAGGGTGCGTCCAGCTCCCGTAACGGCCGCGACTCCAACGCCCAGTACCTGGGCGTCAAGCGCTTCGGCGGCCAGACCGTCAAGGCCGGTGAGATCATCATCCGCCAGCGTGGCACCGCGACCCACCCGGGCGTCGGCGTCGGCCGCGGCAAGGACGACACGCTGTACGCCCTGATCGAGGGCTCGGTGCAGTTCGGGCACAAGTCCGGTCGCAAGACCGTGAACATCGTGCCGGTCGAGGCCTGA
- the rplU gene encoding 50S ribosomal protein L21: MYAIVKTGGKQYKVAVDDTVTVEKIDGEPGAKIVLPAVMLVDGDQVSTDVSGLTSAVAATIVEHTKGPKIRIHKFKNKTGYHKRQGHRQPLTTVQVTSIGK, translated from the coding sequence ATGTACGCGATCGTCAAGACCGGTGGCAAGCAGTACAAGGTGGCCGTGGACGACACGGTCACCGTCGAGAAGATCGACGGTGAGCCGGGCGCCAAGATCGTCCTGCCCGCCGTCATGCTCGTCGACGGTGACCAGGTGTCCACGGACGTGTCCGGCCTCACCTCCGCGGTGGCCGCGACGATCGTCGAGCACACCAAGGGCCCCAAGATCCGCATTCACAAGTTCAAGAACAAGACCGGGTACCACAAGCGTCAGGGGCACCGTCAGCCCCTGACGACGGTCCAGGTCACGAGCATCGGCAAGTAG
- a CDS encoding translation initiation factor IF-2 N-terminal domain-containing protein — translation MSINDGPAGKTGGQSGVSAADLPERLRVHALAKFVGRTSKEVLSALGDLGQEIRSAQSSITRATAEQVISALGGATQTPAAPEAPAAADAPAPADVPGAAVVDESASEALSTAAADALLPVSSDTSPDDAAVPDLQITDRPARRAAPARAPLFAAPMFQAPTAPAAAAAAPAPAAAEPAAASEDEDSDDTSGGRAKPSGKSGRGRRGRKKDAESEVPADEQTTEAETSGSEQESADDSDDGDDSDGARRRRRRGRRGRGRGRGADGEYDGEDGDDSDESDTPAGDSSSEDSASGDAGSDDDSEDSSESDDSSDDTSDSADESGSGSRRRRRRRRRGGSDGGAEDRTEDDPPNTVTKVRQPRERERDRERDSGHESSSDDQVQSVRGSTRLEAKRQRRRDGRDAGRRRPPILSESEFLARRESVERTMVIRQLSDRNEIGVLEDDVLVEHFITGGQAGGNSMVGNIYLGRVQNVLPSMEAAFVDIGRGRNAVLYAGEVNWDAAGLNGKARRIEQALSSGDPVLVQVTKDPVGHKGARLTTQISLAGRFLVYVPSGSAAGISRKLPDNERKRLKDMLKEIVPSEAGVIIRTASEGVSHEALERDVRRLQAQWEVVKEKSEKTGPKAPKAPTLLYEEPDMLVKVVRDQFNEDFSKLIISGDDAWDTVSDYVDHVAPELGDRMHRHVGPSDVFTEHRIDEQLLKALDRKVWLPSGGTLVIDRTEAMTVVDVNTGKFTGSGGNLEETVTRNNLEAAEEVVRQLRLRDIGGIIVVDFIDMVLEANRDLVLRRLTECLARDRTRHQVAEVTSLGLVQMTRKRVGGGLLEHFSVPCEACRGRGVIVSADGPAPESNGNGHHHGNGSSNGQQNGRGNNGNGSNGNGNGGNGDGNGSEGGSRRSRGRGGRRGGQDKAATPEVDTSSAAAGVALVGAATLGSSASGAATSGADSEAAPDSTPTSTVTDAGPAPEPGPGAGHVPELVAEPVSATAPVTTSPDEEQAATAASDPAPVEEAPAPGQAQAQAPVETPASVPAEEETPAPAPRRKRGRVSRSAGAPSTSAEPVVITTTAAPEAASSPAGSPAVETPAAQETAPVIPPVPPQPEPVAVTTRPRRTRRAASRPAGPPVDAPADGAGSDGGTPTSTDTGD, via the coding sequence ATGTCGATCAACGATGGGCCCGCCGGAAAAACCGGTGGGCAGTCCGGGGTGTCCGCGGCCGACCTCCCGGAGAGGCTGCGGGTGCACGCCCTGGCCAAGTTCGTCGGGCGGACCAGCAAGGAGGTCCTGTCCGCACTCGGTGACCTCGGCCAGGAGATCCGCAGCGCCCAGTCCAGCATCACCCGGGCCACCGCCGAGCAGGTGATCTCCGCCCTCGGTGGCGCCACCCAGACCCCGGCCGCCCCCGAGGCCCCGGCCGCTGCCGACGCGCCTGCCCCAGCCGACGTGCCCGGCGCGGCGGTGGTCGACGAGTCGGCGTCGGAGGCGCTCTCCACGGCCGCCGCCGACGCGCTCCTCCCGGTGTCCTCCGACACCTCCCCGGACGACGCCGCCGTCCCGGACCTGCAGATCACCGACCGTCCGGCCCGCAGGGCCGCGCCGGCCAGGGCCCCGCTGTTCGCCGCCCCGATGTTCCAGGCCCCGACCGCGCCCGCCGCCGCGGCGGCCGCTCCGGCCCCGGCGGCCGCCGAGCCCGCGGCCGCCTCCGAGGACGAGGACTCCGACGACACCTCCGGCGGCCGGGCGAAGCCGTCCGGGAAGTCCGGTCGGGGCCGTCGCGGCCGCAAGAAGGACGCCGAGTCCGAGGTCCCGGCGGACGAGCAGACCACCGAGGCCGAGACCTCCGGGTCGGAGCAGGAGTCGGCCGACGACTCCGACGACGGTGACGACTCCGACGGCGCGCGCCGCCGCCGTCGTCGTGGACGCCGTGGCCGTGGCCGCGGGCGTGGCGCCGACGGTGAGTACGACGGCGAGGACGGTGACGACTCCGACGAGTCCGACACCCCGGCCGGCGACTCGTCCTCCGAGGACTCCGCGTCCGGTGACGCGGGCTCCGACGACGACTCCGAGGACTCGTCCGAGTCCGACGACTCGTCCGACGACACCTCCGACTCCGCCGACGAGAGCGGTTCCGGCTCGCGCCGCCGTCGCCGTCGCCGCCGTCGCGGGGGCTCGGACGGCGGTGCCGAGGACCGCACCGAGGACGACCCGCCCAACACCGTCACCAAGGTCCGCCAGCCGCGTGAGCGGGAGCGGGACCGCGAGCGGGACTCCGGCCACGAGTCGTCCTCGGACGACCAGGTGCAGAGCGTCCGCGGCTCCACCCGCCTGGAGGCCAAGCGCCAGCGCCGTCGCGACGGCCGCGACGCCGGTCGCCGCCGCCCGCCGATCCTGTCCGAGTCGGAGTTCCTGGCCCGCCGCGAGTCCGTCGAGCGGACGATGGTGATCCGCCAGCTGTCCGACCGCAACGAGATCGGCGTGCTGGAGGACGACGTCCTGGTCGAGCACTTCATCACCGGCGGCCAGGCCGGCGGCAACTCGATGGTCGGCAACATCTACCTGGGCCGCGTGCAGAACGTGCTGCCCTCGATGGAGGCGGCGTTCGTCGACATCGGGCGCGGCCGCAACGCCGTGCTCTACGCCGGTGAGGTCAACTGGGACGCGGCCGGGCTCAACGGCAAGGCCCGCCGGATCGAGCAGGCCCTGTCCTCCGGCGACCCGGTGCTGGTCCAGGTCACGAAGGACCCGGTCGGCCACAAGGGCGCCCGCCTGACCACCCAGATCAGCCTGGCCGGGCGTTTCCTGGTCTACGTGCCCTCCGGCAGCGCCGCAGGGATCAGCCGCAAGCTGCCCGACAACGAGCGCAAGCGGCTCAAGGACATGCTCAAGGAGATCGTCCCGAGCGAGGCCGGGGTGATCATCCGCACCGCGTCCGAGGGCGTCAGCCACGAGGCGCTGGAGCGCGACGTCCGCCGGCTGCAGGCGCAGTGGGAGGTCGTGAAGGAGAAGTCGGAGAAGACCGGCCCGAAGGCGCCCAAGGCGCCGACCCTGCTCTACGAAGAGCCGGACATGCTGGTCAAGGTCGTGCGCGACCAGTTCAACGAGGACTTCTCGAAGCTCATCATCTCCGGCGACGACGCGTGGGACACGGTGTCGGACTACGTGGACCACGTCGCGCCGGAGCTCGGCGACCGGATGCACCGCCACGTCGGCCCGTCCGACGTGTTCACCGAGCACCGGATCGACGAGCAGCTGCTCAAGGCGCTCGACCGCAAGGTCTGGCTGCCCTCGGGCGGCACGCTGGTGATCGACCGCACCGAGGCGATGACCGTCGTCGACGTCAACACCGGCAAGTTCACCGGCTCCGGGGGCAACCTCGAGGAGACGGTCACCCGGAACAACCTCGAGGCCGCCGAGGAGGTCGTGCGCCAGCTGCGGCTGCGCGACATCGGCGGGATCATCGTCGTCGACTTCATCGACATGGTGCTCGAGGCCAACCGTGACCTGGTGCTGCGACGGCTCACCGAGTGCCTGGCCCGCGACCGCACGCGCCACCAGGTGGCCGAGGTGACGTCGCTGGGCCTGGTCCAGATGACCCGCAAGCGGGTCGGGGGCGGGCTGCTCGAGCACTTCTCCGTCCCGTGCGAGGCGTGCCGCGGACGCGGCGTGATCGTCTCGGCCGACGGGCCGGCGCCGGAGAGCAACGGCAACGGCCACCATCACGGCAACGGCTCGTCGAACGGGCAGCAGAACGGCCGCGGGAACAACGGCAACGGCAGCAACGGCAACGGGAACGGCGGCAACGGGGACGGCAACGGCTCCGAGGGCGGCAGCCGTCGCTCCCGCGGCCGGGGCGGTCGCCGGGGTGGCCAGGACAAGGCCGCCACCCCCGAGGTGGACACCAGCTCGGCCGCGGCCGGGGTGGCACTGGTCGGCGCCGCGACGCTGGGGTCCTCCGCCTCGGGCGCCGCGACGTCGGGGGCCGACTCCGAGGCCGCCCCGGACTCGACACCGACCTCGACCGTCACCGACGCGGGCCCCGCGCCCGAGCCGGGTCCCGGCGCCGGGCACGTCCCGGAGCTGGTGGCCGAGCCGGTCTCCGCGACAGCGCCGGTGACCACCTCACCGGACGAGGAGCAGGCCGCCACGGCGGCGTCCGACCCGGCTCCGGTGGAGGAGGCTCCTGCTCCCGGGCAGGCGCAGGCGCAGGCTCCGGTGGAGACACCGGCGTCGGTGCCGGCCGAGGAGGAGACCCCGGCCCCCGCGCCACGTCGCAAGCGTGGCCGGGTCAGCCGTTCGGCCGGAGCGCCGTCGACGTCGGCGGAGCCGGTCGTCATCACGACGACCGCCGCTCCCGAGGCGGCGTCGTCGCCGGCCGGGAGTCCGGCCGTCGAGACCCCTGCAGCGCAGGAGACGGCCCCGGTGATCCCGCCGGTGCCGCCGCAGCCCGAGCCGGTGGCCGTGACCACCCGGCCCCGCCGGACCAGGCGGGCCGCGTCGCGTCCGGCCGGCCCGCCGGTCGACGCCCCCGCCGACGGCGCGGGATCCGACGGCGGGACCCCGACCAGCACCGACACGGGGGACTGA